A section of the Polynucleobacter sp. AP-Sving-400A-A2 genome encodes:
- the argA gene encoding amino-acid N-acetyltransferase, producing MPTNAPNPGSNAEESSSNFPFVGWLRDVAPYIHSFREKTFVIAFAGELVQEIGLENLIEDIAMLHAMGMRIVLVHGIRPQIEEQLMLRNIKSQFGQSAMHSYRITDAAALECVKEAAGELRLDIEAAFSRGLPNTPMAGSRISVISGNFITAMPVGVVEGIDYIHTGLVRKVDSTSIKLSLDSNKIVLLSPLGFSPTGQAFNLAFEDVAASTAVALKADKLIFLSPYTGLKDEEDDFITELSMPQLQEYVAQHPELDLGMKSLLNISGRAIRAGVSRVHFLPCNRDGALLEELFTHDGIGMMLASSDIENLREANQDDVGGILQLTSPLEDEGILAARGQDVIERDIQRFSVIEHDRVLFGCAALFPFPNGVGELACLAVDPDVQGSGDGERLLKRVEMRAKQEGIKKLFVLTTRTEHWFLKRGFKRASVDDLPEERKQIYNWDRKSMVLTKDL from the coding sequence ATGCCAACAAATGCACCGAATCCCGGCTCAAATGCCGAAGAATCCAGCTCTAACTTTCCATTTGTAGGATGGCTGCGTGATGTTGCACCCTATATCCATAGCTTCCGTGAGAAGACCTTTGTTATCGCCTTTGCTGGCGAACTAGTCCAAGAGATCGGCCTTGAGAATCTGATTGAAGATATCGCCATGTTGCATGCCATGGGCATGCGAATTGTTTTGGTACACGGTATTCGCCCGCAAATTGAAGAGCAACTCATGCTTCGCAATATTAAAAGTCAATTTGGTCAAAGCGCAATGCACAGCTACCGGATTACCGATGCAGCTGCCCTAGAGTGTGTCAAAGAAGCTGCTGGTGAATTACGTCTCGATATCGAAGCAGCATTCAGTCGGGGCTTGCCCAACACACCGATGGCAGGCTCACGAATCTCCGTTATCTCGGGCAACTTTATTACTGCAATGCCTGTCGGTGTAGTTGAGGGGATTGATTACATTCATACTGGCTTGGTGCGTAAAGTAGACTCTACCTCTATCAAACTTTCGCTCGATAGCAATAAGATCGTACTGCTCTCGCCTTTGGGTTTCTCGCCAACTGGTCAAGCATTTAATCTCGCCTTTGAGGATGTAGCTGCATCTACTGCTGTGGCACTCAAAGCGGATAAGTTAATTTTCTTAAGTCCCTATACCGGCTTGAAAGATGAGGAAGATGACTTCATCACCGAACTCTCAATGCCCCAGCTTCAAGAATATGTAGCCCAACATCCGGAACTCGACCTAGGCATGAAAAGTTTGTTGAATATTTCTGGCAGGGCTATTCGTGCTGGCGTCAGTCGAGTGCACTTCTTGCCTTGCAACCGAGATGGAGCACTCCTGGAGGAGCTCTTTACCCATGATGGCATTGGCATGATGCTGGCCTCATCCGATATTGAGAATCTACGTGAAGCTAATCAGGATGACGTTGGTGGCATTTTGCAACTCACCAGCCCGCTCGAAGATGAGGGTATTTTGGCTGCGCGGGGTCAGGATGTCATTGAGCGTGATATTCAGCGCTTCTCTGTGATTGAGCATGACCGGGTTCTCTTTGGATGCGCAGCCCTCTTTCCATTCCCGAATGGCGTAGGTGAGCTTGCTTGCCTCGCGGTAGATCCTGATGTTCAAGGCTCAGGCGATGGAGAGCGTTTACTTAAGCGCGTTGAAATGCGCGCAAAACAGGAGGGCATCAAGAAGCTTTTCGTCTTGACTACTAGAACAGAACATTGGTTTTTGAAGCGTGGCTTTAAGCGCGCGTCGGTAGATGATCTTCCAGAAGAAAGAAAGCAAATTTACAACTGGGATCGTAAATCGATGGTTCTAACCAAAGATCTTTAA
- a CDS encoding oxidative damage protection protein, with protein MARMVQCIKLNKEAEGMDFAPLPGDLGKKVWNQVSKEAWAAWLKHQTMLINENRLNMADPRARQYLLKQVEKYFFEGGADMAQGYVPPAE; from the coding sequence ATGGCACGCATGGTTCAATGCATCAAACTGAATAAAGAAGCTGAAGGCATGGACTTCGCACCACTACCTGGCGACCTCGGTAAGAAAGTTTGGAATCAAGTCTCCAAAGAGGCTTGGGCTGCTTGGTTGAAACACCAAACCATGCTCATTAATGAGAATCGTCTGAATATGGCTGACCCTCGTGCTCGTCAGTACCTTCTCAAGCAAGTTGAAAAATACTTCTTTGAAGGTGGTGCAGACATGGCTCAGGGCTATGTACCACCAGCTGAATAA
- the rpiA gene encoding ribose-5-phosphate isomerase RpiA, protein MNQDQLKQLVGEAARDEVLKLPPGQILGVGTGSTANYFIDALASHKEHFAGTVSSSNATTERLLKHGFKVLDPNEVDHLPAYVDGADEIDPAGHMIKGGGGALTREKIIASMAKQFICICDASKQVPVLGNFALPVEIIPISKGIVTQELAKLGGTVTVRMSKETRTDLGQTPSQPFVTDNGGWILDVAGLKIANPIALEAQINQIAGVITVGLFAKEKANILLVSNASGVSRITF, encoded by the coding sequence ATGAATCAAGATCAACTAAAGCAATTGGTGGGTGAAGCGGCTCGGGATGAGGTATTAAAGCTACCCCCAGGGCAGATCTTGGGTGTCGGGACGGGCTCTACCGCCAATTACTTCATTGATGCCTTAGCATCCCACAAGGAGCATTTCGCTGGAACGGTATCTAGCTCCAATGCCACGACTGAACGCTTGTTAAAACACGGTTTTAAGGTGTTGGATCCCAATGAGGTGGATCATCTACCTGCCTATGTGGATGGCGCTGATGAAATCGATCCTGCTGGCCATATGATTAAAGGCGGCGGCGGTGCTTTGACCCGCGAAAAGATTATTGCCTCTATGGCCAAGCAATTTATCTGCATCTGCGATGCCTCAAAGCAGGTTCCAGTATTGGGTAATTTTGCATTGCCTGTGGAAATCATTCCCATATCAAAAGGCATTGTTACTCAAGAACTGGCTAAGTTAGGCGGCACAGTCACAGTCAGAATGAGCAAAGAAACACGAACAGACTTAGGTCAGACTCCAAGTCAGCCTTTTGTGACAGATAACGGTGGCTGGATTTTGGATGTCGCTGGTTTAAAAATCGCTAATCCCATCGCTCTTGAAGCGCAAATTAATCAAATCGCCGGCGTAATCACCGTAGGTTTATTCGCAAAAGAGAAGGCCAATATTTTGCTGGTAAGCAATGCCTCTGGCGTGAGCAGAATTACTTTTTAA
- the tal gene encoding transaldolase — MTSPASALSQLKQFTTVVADTGDFERMQEYQPQDATTNPSLILKAAQQANYQALVNQVKSAHPGLKSVDLVDHILVAFGLEILKIVPGRVSTEVDARLSFDTQATIQKAKHLISLYQSHGIDRKRVLIKLAGTWEGIEAARALEAEGIHCNMTLLFSLVQAAACGAVNAKLISPFVGRITDWHKTKLGSNWSDENNGGANDPGVTSVKRIFHYYKHFGISTEIMGASFRNTSQILELAGCDLLTISPELLGDLQNSSAAVEKKLNASNAASALASENILALKLDESNFRLQLNNDAMATEKLAEGIRNFCIDTEKLEVLLSH, encoded by the coding sequence ATGACATCACCTGCAAGCGCACTGAGCCAACTCAAGCAATTTACTACCGTCGTGGCCGATACCGGCGACTTTGAGCGTATGCAGGAATACCAACCGCAAGACGCGACTACTAACCCCTCCCTAATCCTAAAAGCTGCCCAGCAAGCCAACTATCAGGCTTTGGTAAATCAAGTCAAATCTGCGCATCCTGGCCTAAAATCCGTCGATTTAGTCGACCATATCCTGGTAGCTTTTGGTCTGGAGATCTTGAAGATCGTCCCAGGAAGGGTTTCGACTGAAGTTGATGCCCGCCTCTCCTTTGATACTCAGGCAACAATTCAGAAGGCCAAGCATCTCATCTCGCTGTATCAATCACATGGGATTGACCGTAAACGCGTCTTGATTAAGCTGGCTGGCACATGGGAAGGAATTGAGGCAGCAAGAGCTTTAGAGGCTGAAGGCATTCACTGCAATATGACACTCCTGTTCTCTTTAGTACAAGCGGCAGCTTGTGGTGCAGTCAATGCAAAATTGATTTCCCCTTTTGTAGGGCGCATCACCGATTGGCATAAAACAAAACTTGGCAGTAATTGGAGTGATGAAAACAATGGCGGAGCAAATGATCCTGGCGTTACCTCAGTCAAGCGTATCTTCCACTACTACAAACACTTCGGTATCAGCACCGAAATCATGGGGGCCAGCTTTCGTAATACCAGTCAAATATTAGAGCTAGCCGGATGTGACTTATTAACTATCAGCCCAGAGCTATTGGGCGATCTGCAGAATAGTTCTGCAGCAGTTGAGAAAAAACTAAATGCTAGTAATGCAGCTAGCGCGCTTGCCAGCGAAAATATCCTCGCACTCAAGCTAGATGAATCAAACTTTAGATTGCAGTTAAATAATGATGCCATGGCTACTGAAAAACTAGCCGAAGGAATTAGAAATTTCTGTATCGATACTGAGAAACTCGAAGTGCTCTTAAGTCACTAA
- the trxC gene encoding thioredoxin TrxC, whose amino-acid sequence MIIHCPHCNKGNRVPAEKLNQTPVCGACQQELLSLPINATAANFSELVTQSTLPVIVDFWAPWCGPCKMFGPIFQGSAIAHANQVLFVKVNTEAEQLLGSQWNIRSIPTLAAFKGGKEVHRASGALPPAELEQFVKQLTI is encoded by the coding sequence ATGATTATTCATTGCCCGCATTGCAATAAAGGGAACCGTGTTCCTGCTGAAAAACTCAATCAAACGCCTGTCTGCGGAGCTTGTCAACAAGAACTCCTATCGCTCCCGATTAATGCCACAGCAGCTAACTTTAGCGAACTCGTCACTCAATCTACGCTGCCAGTGATAGTCGATTTCTGGGCACCATGGTGCGGGCCCTGCAAGATGTTTGGACCCATTTTTCAGGGAAGTGCCATTGCCCATGCAAATCAAGTTTTGTTTGTAAAAGTAAACACCGAAGCAGAGCAGCTACTTGGGTCGCAATGGAATATCCGCTCAATCCCAACCCTGGCGGCATTTAAGGGTGGCAAAGAAGTGCACCGTGCTAGTGGTGCTCTACCGCCAGCCGAACTAGAGCAATTTGTTAAGCAGTTGACTATTTAG
- the rlmB gene encoding 23S rRNA (guanosine(2251)-2'-O)-methyltransferase RlmB: MKQILVGFHAVQARLRVDAASLKSVYFDPSRRDRRMGDFLKQAEEILGERLHAADAERLHKLAGHDRHQGVVALAEKMTIARTITEVVEDAESNQSKVMFLVLDGVTDPHNFGACLRVADGAGVDAIVIPKDRSASINATVSKVSSGASEVMPVITVTNLVRSMKEMQEAGVWLIGTDDEAEKSIYDLDLTGPIGIVMGAEGEGMRRLTRETCDELVRIPMKGVVESLNVSVASGVCLYEALRQRLSKESK; this comes from the coding sequence ATGAAGCAAATATTAGTTGGTTTTCATGCAGTACAAGCGCGCTTACGAGTGGATGCAGCAAGTCTGAAGTCAGTTTATTTTGATCCTAGCCGGCGTGATCGCCGTATGGGTGATTTTCTTAAGCAAGCCGAAGAAATTCTAGGTGAAAGATTACATGCCGCCGATGCAGAACGTCTTCACAAACTCGCAGGTCATGATCGCCATCAAGGGGTGGTTGCACTGGCCGAGAAGATGACCATTGCTAGGACCATTACTGAGGTAGTAGAGGATGCAGAAAGCAATCAAAGCAAGGTAATGTTCTTGGTCTTGGATGGTGTAACCGATCCTCATAACTTTGGTGCATGCTTGCGCGTGGCTGATGGTGCTGGTGTAGATGCTATAGTGATTCCTAAAGATCGTTCGGCCTCAATTAATGCTACTGTGAGTAAAGTATCGAGCGGCGCTTCTGAGGTAATGCCTGTCATTACCGTCACCAATCTGGTTCGAAGCATGAAAGAAATGCAAGAAGCGGGTGTTTGGCTCATCGGCACCGATGATGAAGCTGAAAAATCGATCTATGATTTAGATCTGACTGGCCCCATAGGTATTGTTATGGGTGCAGAGGGTGAGGGCATGCGCCGCTTAACCCGTGAGACTTGTGATGAGTTGGTACGTATTCCGATGAAGGGTGTTGTAGAGAGTCTGAACGTATCCGTTGCCAGTGGCGTCTGTTTGTATGAGGCGCTAAGACAGCGTTTATCTAAAGAGTCTAAATAG
- the rnr gene encoding ribonuclease R: MRKAKDLVPREADRLGTVQGHRDGFGFVIPDDGGEDIFLSEREMSRVMHADRVNVRVLGTDRRGRPEGQIVDVILHANKVVIGRLLNENGVLIVAPEDKRIGHDILIPPKGQGNAKLGQVVSVEIIDYPDSYRQAVGRVVEVLGEIDDPGMEIEIAVRKYGVPHEFSVAAKKEAVALPDAVQQSDLEGRVDLRDVPLVTIDGADARDFDDAVYCEPVMHGKSKAWRLIVAIADVSHYVKPGHPLDDEGLLRATSVYFPRRVIPMLPEKISNGLCSLNPGVDRLCMVCDSVVDQNGVVLAYQFYPAVMHSAQRFTYDIVWEILSNSKGPEATRFAQLRPLLTNLYSLYKILLDARQKRGAIEFETTETQIISNELGKILRIEPRLRNDAHRLIEECMLTANVCAADFIDKNKHLSLYRVHGEPSEEKLVTLRQVLRTSGLSLGGGEKPKPKDYAKLMREIKERPDANMLQSVVLRSMQQAMYQPDNEGHFGLAYPAYSHFTSPIRRYPDLLTHRVIKAILIKKPYTPVLPPTVPLNLTLPRKGKGRENAVNAKKSHSDAKEAAANGTRLPKLPKGANAAMPIWGQLGVHCSSNERRADEASRDVEAWLKCYYMRDHLGQEYAGTVTGVATFGLFIQLENLFVEGMIHVTELGGDYFQYDEARQELRGERTGIRYRLGDRVHVLVSRVDLDARKIEFSLVKSVGLEPGGTTNRRQIVLASDTGRPNKKAASKKGRSGSKEPQKHSGLNVNAAKSAGNLGANQSKNQAGRTASKVAKSGKPTRPAGKPAGTKPPVRSTKARRK; this comes from the coding sequence ATGCGTAAAGCAAAAGACTTGGTGCCACGAGAGGCTGACCGCTTAGGTACAGTCCAGGGTCACCGAGATGGATTTGGATTTGTTATCCCAGACGACGGCGGTGAAGATATTTTTCTTTCTGAAAGAGAAATGTCCCGCGTCATGCACGCAGACAGAGTCAATGTCAGAGTATTGGGAACAGATCGGCGCGGTCGCCCAGAAGGCCAGATCGTCGATGTCATTTTGCATGCCAATAAAGTAGTCATTGGGCGTCTATTGAATGAGAACGGTGTTTTGATTGTTGCGCCGGAAGATAAGCGCATCGGTCATGATATTTTGATTCCACCAAAAGGTCAGGGTAACGCTAAATTGGGTCAGGTTGTCAGTGTCGAGATCATTGACTATCCAGATAGCTACCGTCAAGCCGTTGGTCGTGTTGTTGAGGTACTAGGTGAAATCGATGATCCTGGTATGGAAATCGAAATCGCCGTCCGTAAATATGGTGTCCCCCACGAATTTTCAGTAGCTGCAAAAAAAGAAGCAGTTGCCTTGCCTGATGCTGTTCAGCAATCTGATTTAGAGGGTCGAGTGGATTTGCGCGACGTTCCTTTGGTCACCATTGACGGTGCCGATGCTCGTGATTTTGATGATGCGGTGTATTGCGAACCTGTGATGCACGGTAAGAGCAAGGCTTGGCGCCTGATTGTCGCGATTGCCGATGTATCTCATTATGTAAAGCCAGGACATCCTTTGGATGATGAAGGACTTCTGCGTGCGACTTCAGTGTATTTCCCAAGAAGGGTAATACCGATGTTGCCAGAGAAGATCTCTAATGGTCTTTGCTCCCTGAATCCTGGGGTTGATCGTTTGTGCATGGTGTGTGATTCAGTAGTGGATCAAAATGGTGTTGTTTTGGCTTATCAGTTCTACCCGGCAGTCATGCATTCTGCGCAGCGCTTTACATATGACATAGTTTGGGAGATTCTCTCGAACAGCAAAGGCCCCGAGGCAACACGCTTTGCCCAACTCAGGCCTCTACTGACCAATCTCTATTCCCTATACAAGATTTTGCTAGACGCACGTCAAAAACGTGGCGCTATCGAGTTTGAAACTACTGAAACCCAAATTATCAGTAATGAGTTAGGCAAGATCTTGCGCATTGAACCCCGTCTGCGTAATGACGCGCACCGCTTGATCGAAGAGTGCATGTTGACAGCAAACGTATGCGCTGCTGACTTTATTGATAAAAACAAGCATCTCAGTCTTTACCGTGTACACGGTGAACCTTCAGAAGAAAAGTTGGTTACTTTGCGCCAAGTTTTACGTACTTCAGGCTTGTCTTTGGGCGGCGGTGAAAAGCCGAAACCAAAAGACTATGCCAAGCTCATGCGCGAAATCAAAGAGCGTCCTGATGCCAATATGCTGCAGTCGGTTGTTTTACGTTCTATGCAGCAGGCTATGTATCAGCCTGATAACGAAGGTCACTTTGGCCTTGCTTACCCTGCGTATTCTCATTTCACAAGTCCGATTCGTCGTTATCCCGATCTCTTGACCCATCGTGTCATTAAAGCAATTCTCATTAAGAAGCCGTACACGCCAGTATTGCCGCCAACGGTTCCATTGAATCTCACATTGCCGCGCAAAGGTAAGGGCCGTGAAAATGCCGTGAATGCTAAGAAGTCTCATAGCGATGCAAAAGAGGCTGCAGCTAATGGCACACGTTTACCTAAATTGCCCAAGGGCGCTAATGCAGCAATGCCTATTTGGGGTCAACTGGGTGTGCATTGCTCATCGAATGAGCGCCGAGCAGATGAGGCATCCCGTGATGTAGAGGCTTGGCTCAAGTGCTACTACATGCGAGATCATTTGGGTCAAGAATATGCCGGCACGGTTACTGGAGTAGCTACATTTGGTTTATTTATTCAATTAGAAAACCTCTTTGTTGAGGGCATGATCCATGTAACTGAGTTGGGTGGTGATTATTTCCAGTACGATGAAGCTCGTCAAGAATTGCGCGGTGAGAGAACGGGTATTCGGTATCGCTTAGGTGACCGGGTTCATGTATTGGTCAGTCGAGTGGACTTAGATGCGCGTAAAATTGAATTTAGTTTGGTCAAATCGGTTGGCTTAGAGCCAGGTGGCACTACTAATCGTCGCCAAATTGTGTTGGCAAGCGATACCGGTAGACCCAATAAAAAAGCTGCCTCTAAAAAAGGTCGCTCTGGTAGCAAGGAACCGCAGAAGCATTCTGGTTTAAATGTAAATGCCGCCAAATCTGCTGGTAATCTTGGCGCAAATCAATCCAAGAATCAAGCTGGACGAACCGCAAGTAAAGTTGCGAAGTCTGGGAAGCCCACAAGACCTGCCGGCAAACCGGCAGGCACAAAACCACCTGTTCGCAGCACTAAAGCGCGTCGTAAATAA